From Pongo pygmaeus isolate AG05252 chromosome 1, NHGRI_mPonPyg2-v2.0_pri, whole genome shotgun sequence, one genomic window encodes:
- the TMCC2 gene encoding transmembrane and coiled-coil domains protein 2 isoform X3, which produces MKSKEEETAVDKGDLVALSLPAGHGDTDGPISLDVPDGAPDPQRTKAAIDHLHQKILKITEQIKIEQEARDDNVAEYLKLANNADKQQVSRIKQVFEKKNQKSAQTIAQLHKKLDHYRRRLKEIEQNGPSRQPKDVLRDMQQGLKDVGANVRAGISGFGGGVVEGVKGSLSGLSQATHTAVVSKPREFASLIRNKFGSADNIAHLKDPLEDGPPEEAARALSGSATLVSSPKYGSDDECSSASASSAGAGSNSGAGPGGVLGSPKSSALYGAPGNLDALLEELREIKEGQSHLEDTMEDLKTQLQRDYTYMTQCLQEERYRYERLEEQLNDLTELHQNEMTNLKQELASMEEKVAYQSYERARDIQEAVESCLTRVTKLELQQQQQQVVQLEGVENANARALLGKFINVILALMAVLLVFVSTIANFITPLMKTRLRITSTALLVLVLFLLWKHWDSLTYLLEHVLLPS; this is translated from the exons GTCGACAAGGGAGACCTGGTGGCCCTGAGCCTCCCCGCCGGCCATGGTGACACTGATGGCCCCATCAGCCTGGACGTGCCCGATGGGGCACCGGACCCGCAGCGGACCAAAGCCGCCATTGACCACCTGCACCAGAAGATCCTGAAGATCACCGAACAGATCAAGATCGAGCAGGAGGCTCGCGACGACAATGTGGCGGAGTACCTGAAACTGGCCAACAACGCGGACAAGCAGCAGGTGTCCCGCATCAAGCAAGTGTTCGAGAAGAAGAACCAGAAGTCCGCCCAGACCATCGCCCAGCTGCACAAGAAGCTGGACCACTACCGCCGGCGCCTGAAGGAGATTGAGCAGAACGGGCCCTCGCGGCAGCCCAAGGACGTGCTGCGGGACATGCAGCAGGGGCTCAAGGACGTGGGCGCCAACGTGCGCGCAGGCATCAGTGGCTTTGGGGGCGGCGTGGTGGAGGGTGTCAAGGGCAGCCTCTCCGGCCTCTCGCAGGCCACCCACACCGCCGTGGTGTCCAAGCCCCGGGAGTTTGCCAGCCTCATCCGCAACAAGTTTGGCAGTGCTGACAACATCGCCCACCTGAAGGACCCCCTGGAAGATGGGCCCCCTGAGGAGGCAGCCCGGGCACTGAGCGGCAGTGCCACACTCGTCTCCAGCCCCAAGTATGGCAGCGATGATGAGTGCTCCAGCGCCAGCGCCAGCTCAGCCGGGGCAGGCAGCAACTCCGGGGCTGGGCCTGGCGGGGTACTGGGGAGCCCTAAGTCCAGTGCACTGTATGGTGCTCCTGGAAACCTGGATGCTCTGCTGGAAGAGCTACGGGAGATCAAGGAGGGACAGTCTCACCTGGAGGACACCATGGAAGACCTGAAGACTCAGCTGCAGAGGGACTACACCTACATGACCCAGTGCCTGCAGGAGGAGCGCTACAG GTATGAGCGGCTGGAGGAGCAGCTCAACGACCTGACTGAGCTTCATCAGAACGAGATGACGAACCTGAAGCAGGAGCTGGCCAGCAtggaggagaaggtggcctaccaGTCCTATGAGAGGGCACGGGACATCCAG GAGGCCGTGGAGTCCTGCCTGACCCGGGTCACCaagctggagctgcagcagcaacagcagcaggtGGTGCAGCTGGAGGGCGTGGAGAACGCCAACGCGCGGGCGCTGCTGGGCAAGTTCATCAACGTGATCCTGGCGCTCATGGCCGTGCTGCTGGTGTTCGTGTCCACCATCGCCAACTTCATCACGCCCCTCATGAAGACACGCCTGCGCATCACCAGCACCGCCCTCCTGGTCCTCGTCCTGTTCCTCCTCTGGAAGCATTGGGACTCCCTCACCTACCTCCTGGAGCACGTGTTGCTGCCCAGCTGA